A region of Salvelinus namaycush isolate Seneca chromosome 9, SaNama_1.0, whole genome shotgun sequence DNA encodes the following proteins:
- the LOC120053707 gene encoding zinc finger and BTB domain-containing protein 37-like codes for MERGGTMERAGSIQLDVPEFSNSVLSQLNQLRMQGRLCDIVVNVQGQSFRAHKVVLAASSPYFRDHMSLGQMSTVSLSVIRNPSVFDQLLSYCYTGRLCLQLADIISYLTAASFLQMQHIIDRCTQILEGIHLKISLAEEELGAGGGQQGHRGAGSLEEGGGGGVGTSGCSVSPRHSSPRVLGPQGSRTRGAMDIREVGSPAGESMSPQMVEHSGLGPEGLPGAVEVGSRLGKEPILRINRAGQWYVEAERGSGGEEGESMRVVDGLRIKTERMEEWTGADTQEEGSGAEEGAAMMIDTSGCSSLVQEGIVTGAKSSQPSSSFSETERFSPTGSVVVMAERPRAKSESPSRVDDQCHPNSQGEEQAVLGGYEEYLREQVADRWCHYNPRLTCIYCCKSFNQKGSLDRHMRLHMGITPFVCRICGKKYTRKDQLEYHIRKHTGNKPFHCHVCGKSFPFQAILNQHFRKNHPGCGPQEVAHSASPETTTVSSRGEQNEEGSPSQEEPDGGGGGASFREGVQASVSTTGPD; via the exons ATGGAGCGAGGAGGCACCATGGAGCGAGCAGGTAGCATCCAGCTGGACGTCCCTGAATTTAGCAACTCTGTGCTGTCCCAACTGAACCAGCTGCGTATGCAGGGGCGGCTGTGCGACATAGTGGTGAACGTGCAGGGCCAGAGCTTCCGTGCTCACAAGGTTGTGTTGGCTGCCAGCTCCCCTTACTTCCGAGACCACATGTCACTGGGCCAGATGAGCACTGTGTCCCTGTCAGTCATCCGCAACCCCTCGGTGTTTGATCAGCTCCTCTCATACTGCTACACCGGGAGGCTGTGCCTGCAGCTGGCCGACATCATCAGCTACCTGACGGCCGCCAGCTTCCTGCAGATGCAGCACATCATTGACCGCTGCACGCAGATCCTGGAGGGCATCCATCTAAAGATCAGCCTGGCGGAGGAGGAGCTGGGGGCCGGAGGGGGGCAGCAGGGGCACAGGGGGGCTGGGAGcttggaggaaggaggaggaggtggggtaGGAACATCAGGGTGCTCCGTAAGCCCGCGCCACAGCAGCCCCAGGGTTCTGGGCCCTCAAGGAAGCAGAACCCGAGGTGCCATGGATATCCGAGAGGTGGGAAGCCCAGCGGGGGAGTCCATGAGCCCCCAGATGGTGGAGCACAGTGGGCTGGGCCCGGAGGGTCTGCCTGGGGCGGTGGAAGTGGGCAGCAGGCTGGGGAAGGAGCCCATACTGCGCATCAATCGGGCCGGCCAGTGGTACGtggaggcggagagggggagcggCGGTGAAGAGGGGGAGTCAATGAGGGTGGTGGATGGTTTGAGGATAAAgactgagaggatggaagagtGGACGGGGGCTGATACCCAGGAAGAAGGGAGCGGGGCGGAAGAGGGAGCAGCCATGATGATTGACACGTCCGGGTGCAGCTCGCTGGTGCAGGAGGGTATTGTCACGGGGGCCAAGAGCTCTCAGCCCTCCAGCAGCTTCAGTGAGACTGAGAG GTTTAGTCCTACTGGCAGTGTGGTGGTGATGGCAGAGAGACCGAGAGCCAAGAGTGAGTCACCCAGCAGAGTAGACGACCAGTGCCATCCCAACTCGCAG GGGGAGGAGCAGGCTGTGTTGGGCGGCTACGAGGAGTACCTGCGTGAACAGGTGGCTGACCGCTGGTGCCACTACAACCCTCGACTCACCTGCATCTACTGCTGCAAGTCCTTCAACCAGAAGGGCAGCCTGGACCGCCACATGAGGCTGCACATGGGCATCACACCTTTTGTGTGCCGCATCTGTGGCAAGAAATACACCCGCAAGGACCAGCTCGAGTACCACATCCGCAAGCACACAGGAAACAAGCCCTTCCATTGCCACGTCTGCGGGAAGAGCTTCCCCTTCCAGGCCATCCTCAACCAGCACTTCCGCAAGAACCACCCGGGCTGCGGCCCTCAAGAGGTGGCCCACAGCGCCTCCCCAGAGACCACCACTGTCTCTTCCCGGGGGGAGCAGAACGAGGAGGGGTCGCCCAGCCAGGAGGAGCCAGATGGGGGTGGAGGTGGGGCCTCTTTCAGAGAGGGTGTCCAGGCCTCTGTCTCCACCACTGGGCCTGATTGA
- the LOC120053710 gene encoding antithrombin-III-like isoform X1 yields MRLPQFVWTLGLLLPLLSTSQAFKDICNAKPKDVPLEPRCVYRSPEDEAPTGDAIPEKVPENTNPRVWELSKANSRFALSLFKQLAQGKSSESNIFMSPISISSAFAMTKLGACNNTLKQIMNVFEFDTIKEKTSDQVHFFFAKLNCRLYRKKDKTTELISANRLFGEKSLAFNEIYQNISELVYGAKLMPLNFKEKPELSRVTINDWIANKTENRIQNTLPKDSLNSNTVLVLVNTIYFKGQWKSKFDKKNVFKADFYVSKSKTCPVSMMYQETKFHYGRFTEDKVQVLELPYRGDDITMVLILPLKDTLLSEVEENLDLKKLTGWLHNMRETSVSVHLPRFRIEDSFSLKEKLQAMGLEDLFSPKDASLPGILEDEANDLYISDAFHKAFLEVNEEGSEAAAATAVMAVGRSINSNRELFVANKPFLLLIRESTINTMVFTGRVADPCDL; encoded by the exons ATGAGGCTTCCCCAGTTTGTGTGGACGCTGGGGCTGCTATTGCCCTTGCTGTCAACCTCCCAGGCGTTCAAAGACATCTGCAATGCCAAGCCCAAAGACGTGCCCCTGGAGCCCAGGTGCGTCTACCGCAGCCCTGAGGACGAAGCCCCGACAGGGGACGCTATCCCGGAGAAAGTCCCTGAGAACACCAATCCCCGGGTGTGGGAGCTGTCCAAGGCCAACAGTCGCTTCGCCCTGTCCCTGTTCAAGCAGCTAGCCCAGGGCAAATCCAGCGAGTCAAACATCTTCATGTCCCCTATCAGCATCTCCTCAGCCTTTGCTATGACCAAGCTTGGCGCCTGCAACAACACGCTAAAACAGATTATGAAT GTGTTTGAGTTTGACACAATCAAAGAGAAGACGTCGGACCAAGTGCATTTCTTCTTCGCCAAGCTAAACTGTCGTCTGTACCGCAAGAAAGACAAGACGACAGAACTGATCTCAGCCAACCGTCTTTTTGGAGAAAAGTCTCTGGCATTCAATGAGATTTACCAAAATATCAGTGAGCTGGTGTATGGAGCCAAACTCATGCCACTCAACTTCAAG GAGAAGCCAGAACTGTCACGGGTGACCATCAACGATTGGATCGCAAACAAGACTGAGAACAGGATTCAGAACACCCTGCCGAAGGACTCGCTGAACTCTAACACTGTGCTGGTCCTGGTCAACACAATCTATTTCAAG GGTCAGTGGAAAAGCAAATTTGACAAAAAGAATGTCTTCAAGGCTGACTTCTATGTGAGTAAGTCCAAGACGTGCCCAGTGTCCATGATGTACCAGGAAACCAAGTTCCACTACGGCAGGTTCACGGAAGACAAGGTGCAGGTGCTGGAGCTGCCGTACcgtggagatgacatcaccatggtGCTGATCCTACCTCTCAAAGACACACTCCTGTCTGAG GTGGAGGAGAACCTGGACTTGAAgaagctgactggctggctgcataACATGAGGGAAACCTCAGTGTCGGTGCATCTGCCACGCTTCCGCATCGAAGACAGCTTCAGTCTGAAGGAGAAACTGCAGGCCATGGGGCTCGAGGACCTCTTCAGCCCCAAGGACGCCAGCCTGCCAGGCATCCTTGAAGATGAGGCGAATGATCTGTACATTTCCGATGCATTCCATAAAGCATTCCTAGAG GTGAATGAGGAAGGCAGTGAGGCGGCTGCTGCCACGGCTGTAATGGCCGTCGGCCGTTCCATAAACTCAAACCGGGAGTTGTTTGTGGCCAACAAGCCCTTCCTCCTGCTCATCCGAGAGTCCACCATCAACACCATGGTGTTCACTGGCCGAGTGGCTGACCCCTGTGACCTCTGA